In the Oncorhynchus keta strain PuntledgeMale-10-30-2019 chromosome 14, Oket_V2, whole genome shotgun sequence genome, one interval contains:
- the susd1 gene encoding sushi domain-containing protein 1 isoform X5: protein MYWRTALVILAFLTHAITEMRVTGQTLDVCATCHPNATCEEKVDGTGKACNCMYGFVGNGRTYCQDKNECQIGANKICGQHTACHNTYGSFYCTCLAGYSPSNNMAIFIPNDGTRCQDINECRVQGICGEGGKCTNMQGYFNCLCQVGYQVHNGAEPFHPHQDKAFCKAIDCGQPPSALNAVQLSATGTHYGSVAKFGCSEGFFWKSGENSSICGAESVWKGPSLVCEEVDCGLPPALPHSVMLWDQSTRIGSEVVYQCNSGYYNVGEGNVSVCTANGQWDKSALLCAEITCGDPPILPHTGQVWNGSTNPGSTVLFYCKGGFYREGGGNISQCTRDGYWTKATLSCKEVDCSSPPALPHSVMLWDQSTRIGSEVVYQCNSGYYNVGEGNVSVCTANGQWDQTSFICEEITCGEPPILPHTGQVWNGSTNPGSTVLFYCKEGFHREGGGNISYCTENGFWTKATLSCKEIMCGGPPMLPHTGQVWNGSTNPGSTVLFYCKEGFHRERGGDISQCTKDGNWTKATLSCKAIDCGQPPSALNAVQLSATGTHYGSVAKFGCSEGFFWKSGENSSICGAESVWKGPSLVCEATCGPAPALANTEVVLQNTSVVFHRCLEGFHSWRGRNTSVCDITGKWQAATMRCRKIKPAISDLVVFHEKCLRWKADKYEEDTENYRVVFVGFRAYQRSFHDKRKKLLSSTSDHPEICLNLLPVTNYTISITALSARFTSTLTTNTSLQVPQAPEILYREIEAPLPTLWLRRSANTLDPISFYQVFVLPLEGTLVFDCSSLNTPDFSSQRKPHGQYITAQLHLRDIGKEMNLTLGDGHYYGGFYNAPLQNGRDYYIILRAVSQWGGAFKHSCVIWAKVRDISYIMKVSSLFAGGSIGVFALAIFLGHCYTWFCKKT from the exons ATGTATTGGAGAACAGCACTTGTGATCTTGGCCTTTCTTACTCATGCCATTACAG AAATGCGAGTGACTGGTCAAACGTTGGATGTGTGTGCCACCTGTCACCCTAACGCCACCTGTGAGGAGAAGGTGGATGGTACCGGCAAAGCCTGTAACTGCATGTACGGCTTTGTTGGTAATGGAAGAACTTATTGTCAAG ACAAAAATGAATGTCAGATAGGAGCCAATAAGATCTGTGGGCAGCATACTGCCTGCCATAACACCTATGGAAGCTTCTACTGCACCTGCCTGGCAGGATACAGCCCTTCCAACAACATGGCCATCTTCATCCCCAATGATGGAACCCGCTGTCAGG acattaatgaGTGTAGAGTCCAAGGGATCTGTGGTGAGGGGGGTAAGTGCACAAACATGCAGGGGTATTTTAACTGCCTCTGCCAAGTGGGATACCAGGTTCACAATGGAGCAGAGCCATTCCACCCACACCAGGACAAGGCCTTTTGCAAAG CCATTGATTGTGGGCAGCCTCCCTCGGCTCTGAATGCAGTCCAGCTGTCAGCCACAGGAACACATTACGGCAGCGTCGCTAAATTTGGCTGCTCTGAGGGATTCTTCTGGAAAAGCGGGGAGAACTCCTCCATTTGTGGGGCAGAAAGTGTGTGGAAGGGCCCAAGTCTTGTTTGTGAAG AGGTTGACTGTGGCTTGCCCCCTGCCCTCCCTCACTCAGTAATGTTGTGGGATCAGAGCACCAGGATAGGCTCTGAGGTGGTTTATCAGTGTAACTCTGGATATTACAATGTGGGAGAGGGAAATGTATCAGTATGCACTGCCAATGGACAGTGGGACAAGTCAGCTTTGCTATGTGCAG AGATAACGTGTGGTGATCCCCCTATACTGCCCCACACTGGGCAGGTGTGGAATGGCAGCACAAACCCTGGCAGCACTGTGCTGTTTTACTGTAAAGGAGGGTtttatagagagggaggggggaatatTTCCCAATGCACTAGAGATGGTTACTGGACAAAGGCAACGTTGTCATGTAAAG AGGTTGACTGTAGttctccccctgccctccctcACTCAGTAATGTTGTGGGATCAGAGCACCAGGATAGGCTCTGAGGTGGTTTATCAGTGTAACTCTGGATATTACAATGTGGGAGAGGGAAATGTATCAGTATGCACTGCCAATGGACAGTGGGACCAGACATCTTTTATATGTGAAG AGATAACGTGTGGTGAACCCCCTATACTGCCCCACACTGGACAGGTGTGGAATGGCAGCACAAACCCTGGCAGCACTGTGCTGTTTTACTGTAAAGAGGGATTtcatagagagggaggaggtaataTTTCCTACTGTACAGAAAATGGTTTCTGGACAAAGGCAACATTATcatgcaaag AAATAATGTGTGGCGGTCCCCCTATGCTGCCCCACACTGGACAGGTGTGGAATGGCAGCACAAACCCTGGCAGCACTGTTCTGTTTTACTGTAAAGAGGGATTTCATAGAGAGCGAGGGGGGGATATTTCCCAATGCACTAAAGACGGTAACTGGACAAAGGCAACATTGTCATGTAAAG CCATTGATTGTGGGCAGCCTCCCTCGGCTCTGAATGCAGTCCAGCTGTCAGCCACAGGAACACATTACGGCAGCGTCGCTAAATTTGGCTGCTCTGAGGGATTCTTCTGGAAAAGCGGGGAGAACTCCTCCATTTGTGGGGCAGAAAGTGTGTGGAAGGGCCCAAGTCTTGTTTGTGAAG CTACATGTGGACCGGCCCCTGCTCTGGCCAACACAGAGGTGGTGCTGCAGAACACAAGTGTTGTGTTCCATCGTTGTCTGGAAGGATTCCACAGCTGGAGAGGAAGAAACACCTCTGTTTGTGACATCACTGGGAAGTGGCAAGCTGCCACAATGCGATGCAGAA AAATCAAGCCTGCCATCAGCGACTTGGTTGTCTTTCATGAAAAATGTTTGCGTTGGAAAGCAGACAAGTATGAAGAAGACACAGAGAATTACAGA GTAGTATTTGTGGGATTCAGGGCCTATCAAAGGTCATTCCATGACAAGAGGAAGAAGCTCCTCAGCTCCACTTCAGACCACCCTGAGATCTGCCTGAACCTGCTGCCTGTTACCAACTACACCATCAGCATCACTGCACTGTCTGCCAGGTTCACCTCCACACTCACAACAAACACCAGCCTACAAG TGCCTCAAGCCCCAGAGATTTTATACAGAGAAATTGAGGCTCCATTGCCCACTTTGTGGCTACGCAGATCAGCTAACACTCTGGACCCAATTAG TTTCTACCAGGTGTTTGTGTTGCCACTGGAGGGGACTCTTGTGTTTGACTGCAGCTCTCTTAACACCCCAGACTTCTCCAGTCAGAGGAAGCCCCATGGACAGTACATCACTGCCCAGCTCCATCTGAGGGATATAGGGAAAGAGATGAACCTGACTTTGGGCGATGGGCACTACTATGGAGGGTTCTACAATGCTCCTTTACAGAACGGCAGAGACTATTACATCATATTACGAGCTGTCAGTCAATGGGGAGGG GCTTTCAAGCACTCTTGTGTTATTTGGGCAAAAGTGAGAG ATATATCCTACATAATGAAGGTTTCATCGCTTTTTGCTGGGGGATCAATTGGAGTCTTTGCTTTGGCCATTTTTCTGGGACACTGTTACACCTG GTTTTGTAAGAAGACATGA
- the susd1 gene encoding sushi domain-containing protein 1 isoform X1, translated as MYWRTALVILAFLTHAITEMRVTGQTLDVCATCHPNATCEEKVDGTGKACNCMYGFVGNGRTYCQDKNECQIGANKICGQHTACHNTYGSFYCTCLAGYSPSNNMAIFIPNDGTRCQDINECRVQGICGEGGKCTNMQGYFNCLCQVGYQVHNGAEPFHPHQDKAFCKAIDCGQPPSALNAVQLSATGTHYGSVAKFGCSEGFFWKSGENSSICGAESVWKGPSLVCEEVDCGLPPALPHSVMLWDQSTRIGSEVVYQCNSGYYNVGEGNVSVCTANGQWDKSALLCAEITCGDPPILPHTGQVWNGSTNPGSTVLFYCKGGFYREGGGNISQCTRDGYWTKATLSCKEVDCSSPPALPHSVMLWDQSTRIGSEVVYQCNSGYYNVGEGNVSVCTANGQWDQTSFICEEITCGEPPILPHTGQVWNGSTNPGSTVLFYCKEGFHREGGGNISYCTENGFWTKATLSCKEIMCGGPPMLPHTGQVWNGSTNPGSTVLFYCKEGFHRERGGDISQCTKDGNWTKATLSCKAIDCGQPPSALNAVQLSATGTHYGSVAKFGCSEGFFWKSGENSSICGAESVWKGPSLVCEEVDCGLPPALPHSVMLWDQSTRIGSEVVYQCNSGYYNVGEGNVSICTANGQWDHTYFLCEEIDCGEPVFISHAKTLWDQTSLIGSVVYYQCVEGYYSTSGKCYTECGENGLWEDIEIQCEELNCGAPLTLPHTNMLWDNTTVLGSVIEYVCKDGFYQEGGNSLSTCISSGQWGIVSIICKATCGPAPALANTEVVLQNTSVVFHRCLEGFHSWRGRNTSVCDITGKWQAATMRCRKIKPAISDLVVFHEKCLRWKADKYEEDTENYRVVFVGFRAYQRSFHDKRKKLLSSTSDHPEICLNLLPVTNYTISITALSARFTSTLTTNTSLQVPQAPEILYREIEAPLPTLWLRRSANTLDPISFYQVFVLPLEGTLVFDCSSLNTPDFSSQRKPHGQYITAQLHLRDIGKEMNLTLGDGHYYGGFYNAPLQNGRDYYIILRAVSQWGGAFKHSCVIWAKVRDISYIMKVSSLFAGGSIGVFALAIFLGHCYTWFCKKT; from the exons ATGTATTGGAGAACAGCACTTGTGATCTTGGCCTTTCTTACTCATGCCATTACAG AAATGCGAGTGACTGGTCAAACGTTGGATGTGTGTGCCACCTGTCACCCTAACGCCACCTGTGAGGAGAAGGTGGATGGTACCGGCAAAGCCTGTAACTGCATGTACGGCTTTGTTGGTAATGGAAGAACTTATTGTCAAG ACAAAAATGAATGTCAGATAGGAGCCAATAAGATCTGTGGGCAGCATACTGCCTGCCATAACACCTATGGAAGCTTCTACTGCACCTGCCTGGCAGGATACAGCCCTTCCAACAACATGGCCATCTTCATCCCCAATGATGGAACCCGCTGTCAGG acattaatgaGTGTAGAGTCCAAGGGATCTGTGGTGAGGGGGGTAAGTGCACAAACATGCAGGGGTATTTTAACTGCCTCTGCCAAGTGGGATACCAGGTTCACAATGGAGCAGAGCCATTCCACCCACACCAGGACAAGGCCTTTTGCAAAG CCATTGATTGTGGGCAGCCTCCCTCGGCTCTGAATGCAGTCCAGCTGTCAGCCACAGGAACACATTACGGCAGCGTCGCTAAATTTGGCTGCTCTGAGGGATTCTTCTGGAAAAGCGGGGAGAACTCCTCCATTTGTGGGGCAGAAAGTGTGTGGAAGGGCCCAAGTCTTGTTTGTGAAG AGGTTGACTGTGGCTTGCCCCCTGCCCTCCCTCACTCAGTAATGTTGTGGGATCAGAGCACCAGGATAGGCTCTGAGGTGGTTTATCAGTGTAACTCTGGATATTACAATGTGGGAGAGGGAAATGTATCAGTATGCACTGCCAATGGACAGTGGGACAAGTCAGCTTTGCTATGTGCAG AGATAACGTGTGGTGATCCCCCTATACTGCCCCACACTGGGCAGGTGTGGAATGGCAGCACAAACCCTGGCAGCACTGTGCTGTTTTACTGTAAAGGAGGGTtttatagagagggaggggggaatatTTCCCAATGCACTAGAGATGGTTACTGGACAAAGGCAACGTTGTCATGTAAAG AGGTTGACTGTAGttctccccctgccctccctcACTCAGTAATGTTGTGGGATCAGAGCACCAGGATAGGCTCTGAGGTGGTTTATCAGTGTAACTCTGGATATTACAATGTGGGAGAGGGAAATGTATCAGTATGCACTGCCAATGGACAGTGGGACCAGACATCTTTTATATGTGAAG AGATAACGTGTGGTGAACCCCCTATACTGCCCCACACTGGACAGGTGTGGAATGGCAGCACAAACCCTGGCAGCACTGTGCTGTTTTACTGTAAAGAGGGATTtcatagagagggaggaggtaataTTTCCTACTGTACAGAAAATGGTTTCTGGACAAAGGCAACATTATcatgcaaag AAATAATGTGTGGCGGTCCCCCTATGCTGCCCCACACTGGACAGGTGTGGAATGGCAGCACAAACCCTGGCAGCACTGTTCTGTTTTACTGTAAAGAGGGATTTCATAGAGAGCGAGGGGGGGATATTTCCCAATGCACTAAAGACGGTAACTGGACAAAGGCAACATTGTCATGTAAAG CCATTGATTGTGGGCAGCCTCCCTCGGCTCTGAATGCAGTCCAGCTGTCAGCCACAGGAACACATTACGGCAGCGTCGCTAAATTTGGCTGCTCTGAGGGATTCTTCTGGAAAAGCGGGGAGAACTCCTCCATTTGTGGGGCAGAAAGTGTGTGGAAGGGCCCAAGTCTTGTTTGTGAAG AGGTTGACTGTGGCTTGCCCCCTGCCCTCCCTCACTCAGTAATGTTGTGGGATCAGAGCACCAGGATAGGCTCTGAGGTGGTTTATCAGTGTAACTCTGGATATTACAATGTGGGAGAGGGAAATGTATCAATATGCACTGCCAATGGACAGTGGGACCATACATATTTTCTATGTGAAG AGATTGACTGTGGGGAGCCAGTATTTATATCCCATGCTAAGACGCTATGGGACCAGACATCGTTGATTGGTAGTGTGGTTTATTACCAATGTGTTGAAGGATATTACTCTACGAGTGGGAAATGTTACACTGAGTGTGGAGAGAATGGACTTTGGGAAGATATAGAAATTCAATGTGAAG AGTTAAACTGTGGGGCTCCACTAACCCTTCCCCATACTAACATGCTGTGGGACAATACAACTGTCCTGGGCAGTGTGATTGAGTATGTATGTAAGGATGGATTTTACCAGGAGGGAGGAAATAGTCTCTCAACATGTATATCATCAGGACAGTGGGGAattgtttcaataatatgcaAAG CTACATGTGGACCGGCCCCTGCTCTGGCCAACACAGAGGTGGTGCTGCAGAACACAAGTGTTGTGTTCCATCGTTGTCTGGAAGGATTCCACAGCTGGAGAGGAAGAAACACCTCTGTTTGTGACATCACTGGGAAGTGGCAAGCTGCCACAATGCGATGCAGAA AAATCAAGCCTGCCATCAGCGACTTGGTTGTCTTTCATGAAAAATGTTTGCGTTGGAAAGCAGACAAGTATGAAGAAGACACAGAGAATTACAGA GTAGTATTTGTGGGATTCAGGGCCTATCAAAGGTCATTCCATGACAAGAGGAAGAAGCTCCTCAGCTCCACTTCAGACCACCCTGAGATCTGCCTGAACCTGCTGCCTGTTACCAACTACACCATCAGCATCACTGCACTGTCTGCCAGGTTCACCTCCACACTCACAACAAACACCAGCCTACAAG TGCCTCAAGCCCCAGAGATTTTATACAGAGAAATTGAGGCTCCATTGCCCACTTTGTGGCTACGCAGATCAGCTAACACTCTGGACCCAATTAG TTTCTACCAGGTGTTTGTGTTGCCACTGGAGGGGACTCTTGTGTTTGACTGCAGCTCTCTTAACACCCCAGACTTCTCCAGTCAGAGGAAGCCCCATGGACAGTACATCACTGCCCAGCTCCATCTGAGGGATATAGGGAAAGAGATGAACCTGACTTTGGGCGATGGGCACTACTATGGAGGGTTCTACAATGCTCCTTTACAGAACGGCAGAGACTATTACATCATATTACGAGCTGTCAGTCAATGGGGAGGG GCTTTCAAGCACTCTTGTGTTATTTGGGCAAAAGTGAGAG ATATATCCTACATAATGAAGGTTTCATCGCTTTTTGCTGGGGGATCAATTGGAGTCTTTGCTTTGGCCATTTTTCTGGGACACTGTTACACCTG GTTTTGTAAGAAGACATGA
- the susd1 gene encoding sushi, von Willebrand factor type A, EGF and pentraxin domain-containing protein 1 isoform X2, with amino-acid sequence MYWRTALVILAFLTHAITEMRVTGQTLDVCATCHPNATCEEKVDGTGKACNCMYGFVGNGRTYCQDKNECQIGANKICGQHTACHNTYGSFYCTCLAGYSPSNNMAIFIPNDGTRCQDINECRVQGICGEGGKCTNMQGYFNCLCQVGYQVHNGAEPFHPHQDKAFCKAIDCGQPPSALNAVQLSATGTHYGSVAKFGCSEGFFWKSGENSSICGAESVWKGPSLVCEEVDCGLPPALPHSVMLWDQSTRIGSEVVYQCNSGYYNVGEGNVSVCTANGQWDKSALLCAEITCGDPPILPHTGQVWNGSTNPGSTVLFYCKGGFYREGGGNISQCTRDGYWTKATLSCKEVDCSSPPALPHSVMLWDQSTRIGSEVVYQCNSGYYNVGEGNVSVCTANGQWDQTSFICEEITCGEPPILPHTGQVWNGSTNPGSTVLFYCKEGFHREGGGNISYCTENGFWTKATLSCKEIMCGGPPMLPHTGQVWNGSTNPGSTVLFYCKEGFHRERGGDISQCTKDGNWTKATLSCKAIDCGQPPSALNAVQLSATGTHYGSVAKFGCSEGFFWKSGENSSICGAESVWKGPSLVCEEVDCGLPPALPHSVMLWDQSTRIGSEVVYQCNSGYYNVGEGNVSICTANGQWDHTYFLCEEIDCGEPVFISHAKTLWDQTSLIGSVVYYQCVEGYYSTSGKCYTECGENGLWEDIEIQCEELNCGAPLTLPHTNMLWDNTTVLGSVIEYVCKDGFYQEGGNSLSTCISSGQWGIVSIICKATCGPAPALANTEVVLQNTSVVFHRCLEGFHSWRGRNTSVCDITGKWQAATMRCRKIKPAISDLVVFHEKCLRWKADKYEEDTENYRVVFVGFRAYQRSFHDKRKKLLSSTSDHPEICLNLLPVTNYTISITALSARFTSTLTTNTSLQVPQAPEILYREIEAPLPTLWLRRSANTLDPIRLLQSEEAPWTVHHCPAPSEGYRERDEPDFGRWALLWRVLQCSFTERQRLLHHITSCQSMGRGFQALLCYLGKSERYILHNEGFIAFCWGINWSLCFGHFSGTLLHLVL; translated from the exons ATGTATTGGAGAACAGCACTTGTGATCTTGGCCTTTCTTACTCATGCCATTACAG AAATGCGAGTGACTGGTCAAACGTTGGATGTGTGTGCCACCTGTCACCCTAACGCCACCTGTGAGGAGAAGGTGGATGGTACCGGCAAAGCCTGTAACTGCATGTACGGCTTTGTTGGTAATGGAAGAACTTATTGTCAAG ACAAAAATGAATGTCAGATAGGAGCCAATAAGATCTGTGGGCAGCATACTGCCTGCCATAACACCTATGGAAGCTTCTACTGCACCTGCCTGGCAGGATACAGCCCTTCCAACAACATGGCCATCTTCATCCCCAATGATGGAACCCGCTGTCAGG acattaatgaGTGTAGAGTCCAAGGGATCTGTGGTGAGGGGGGTAAGTGCACAAACATGCAGGGGTATTTTAACTGCCTCTGCCAAGTGGGATACCAGGTTCACAATGGAGCAGAGCCATTCCACCCACACCAGGACAAGGCCTTTTGCAAAG CCATTGATTGTGGGCAGCCTCCCTCGGCTCTGAATGCAGTCCAGCTGTCAGCCACAGGAACACATTACGGCAGCGTCGCTAAATTTGGCTGCTCTGAGGGATTCTTCTGGAAAAGCGGGGAGAACTCCTCCATTTGTGGGGCAGAAAGTGTGTGGAAGGGCCCAAGTCTTGTTTGTGAAG AGGTTGACTGTGGCTTGCCCCCTGCCCTCCCTCACTCAGTAATGTTGTGGGATCAGAGCACCAGGATAGGCTCTGAGGTGGTTTATCAGTGTAACTCTGGATATTACAATGTGGGAGAGGGAAATGTATCAGTATGCACTGCCAATGGACAGTGGGACAAGTCAGCTTTGCTATGTGCAG AGATAACGTGTGGTGATCCCCCTATACTGCCCCACACTGGGCAGGTGTGGAATGGCAGCACAAACCCTGGCAGCACTGTGCTGTTTTACTGTAAAGGAGGGTtttatagagagggaggggggaatatTTCCCAATGCACTAGAGATGGTTACTGGACAAAGGCAACGTTGTCATGTAAAG AGGTTGACTGTAGttctccccctgccctccctcACTCAGTAATGTTGTGGGATCAGAGCACCAGGATAGGCTCTGAGGTGGTTTATCAGTGTAACTCTGGATATTACAATGTGGGAGAGGGAAATGTATCAGTATGCACTGCCAATGGACAGTGGGACCAGACATCTTTTATATGTGAAG AGATAACGTGTGGTGAACCCCCTATACTGCCCCACACTGGACAGGTGTGGAATGGCAGCACAAACCCTGGCAGCACTGTGCTGTTTTACTGTAAAGAGGGATTtcatagagagggaggaggtaataTTTCCTACTGTACAGAAAATGGTTTCTGGACAAAGGCAACATTATcatgcaaag AAATAATGTGTGGCGGTCCCCCTATGCTGCCCCACACTGGACAGGTGTGGAATGGCAGCACAAACCCTGGCAGCACTGTTCTGTTTTACTGTAAAGAGGGATTTCATAGAGAGCGAGGGGGGGATATTTCCCAATGCACTAAAGACGGTAACTGGACAAAGGCAACATTGTCATGTAAAG CCATTGATTGTGGGCAGCCTCCCTCGGCTCTGAATGCAGTCCAGCTGTCAGCCACAGGAACACATTACGGCAGCGTCGCTAAATTTGGCTGCTCTGAGGGATTCTTCTGGAAAAGCGGGGAGAACTCCTCCATTTGTGGGGCAGAAAGTGTGTGGAAGGGCCCAAGTCTTGTTTGTGAAG AGGTTGACTGTGGCTTGCCCCCTGCCCTCCCTCACTCAGTAATGTTGTGGGATCAGAGCACCAGGATAGGCTCTGAGGTGGTTTATCAGTGTAACTCTGGATATTACAATGTGGGAGAGGGAAATGTATCAATATGCACTGCCAATGGACAGTGGGACCATACATATTTTCTATGTGAAG AGATTGACTGTGGGGAGCCAGTATTTATATCCCATGCTAAGACGCTATGGGACCAGACATCGTTGATTGGTAGTGTGGTTTATTACCAATGTGTTGAAGGATATTACTCTACGAGTGGGAAATGTTACACTGAGTGTGGAGAGAATGGACTTTGGGAAGATATAGAAATTCAATGTGAAG AGTTAAACTGTGGGGCTCCACTAACCCTTCCCCATACTAACATGCTGTGGGACAATACAACTGTCCTGGGCAGTGTGATTGAGTATGTATGTAAGGATGGATTTTACCAGGAGGGAGGAAATAGTCTCTCAACATGTATATCATCAGGACAGTGGGGAattgtttcaataatatgcaAAG CTACATGTGGACCGGCCCCTGCTCTGGCCAACACAGAGGTGGTGCTGCAGAACACAAGTGTTGTGTTCCATCGTTGTCTGGAAGGATTCCACAGCTGGAGAGGAAGAAACACCTCTGTTTGTGACATCACTGGGAAGTGGCAAGCTGCCACAATGCGATGCAGAA AAATCAAGCCTGCCATCAGCGACTTGGTTGTCTTTCATGAAAAATGTTTGCGTTGGAAAGCAGACAAGTATGAAGAAGACACAGAGAATTACAGA GTAGTATTTGTGGGATTCAGGGCCTATCAAAGGTCATTCCATGACAAGAGGAAGAAGCTCCTCAGCTCCACTTCAGACCACCCTGAGATCTGCCTGAACCTGCTGCCTGTTACCAACTACACCATCAGCATCACTGCACTGTCTGCCAGGTTCACCTCCACACTCACAACAAACACCAGCCTACAAG TGCCTCAAGCCCCAGAGATTTTATACAGAGAAATTGAGGCTCCATTGCCCACTTTGTGGCTACGCAGATCAGCTAACACTCTGGACCCAATTAG ACTTCTCCAGTCAGAGGAAGCCCCATGGACAGTACATCACTGCCCAGCTCCATCTGAGGGATATAGGGAAAGAGATGAACCTGACTTTGGGCGATGGGCACTACTATGGAGGGTTCTACAATGCTCCTTTACAGAACGGCAGAGACTATTACATCATATTACGAGCTGTCAGTCAATGGGGAGGG GCTTTCAAGCACTCTTGTGTTATTTGGGCAAAAGTGAGAG ATATATCCTACATAATGAAGGTTTCATCGCTTTTTGCTGGGGGATCAATTGGAGTCTTTGCTTTGGCCATTTTTCTGGGACACTGTTACACCTG GTTTTGTAA